In Thermobaculum terrenum ATCC BAA-798, one genomic interval encodes:
- a CDS encoding Swt1 family HEPN domain-containing protein produces MAASNHERVGRALQIVQRALQPYIEREMRSRFGKNWEFKAKEVLREDWTGGVNWDVQAQLKLMWELWSDVFSQQLGPAERGLVGELRGVRNNWAHQKAFTLDDAYRALDTAHRLLTAIASPEAEELDRQKQEILRMRYEQQAHSEARRIASGAIGADLDTSLPPWREVVAPHDDVAQGVYLQSEFAADLNQVYKGEASAEYGDPQLFFERTYITEGLRRLLGNALRRLSGIGGDPVVQLQTNFGGGKTHSMIALYHLFSGASPLELPGVESIVQDLGISQIPRVRRAVLVGYALSPADSTRKPDGTVVRTMWGELAWQLLGREGYELVANADSAGVNPGSDRLKELFSRAQPCLILIDEWVTFLRTLYGVSGMPAGSFDSNLSFVQSLTEAVRASERTLLVATLPASQVEVGGEGGQQALERLQRTFGRVEATWRPADMEESFEIVRRRLFKPITESNLLRRRDAVAKAFVKYYRDNRQDFPSECSEAAYEDRIKRAYPIHPELFERLYDDWAALEDFQRTRGVLRLMSAVVHHLWAKNDRSPLIMPANIPLDEQAVRSELTRYLESNWQSIIDQDIDGPGSVPVRLDLANPTFGRYSACRRVSRTIFMGSAPTYTRPNNRGIDPVRIRLGCAFPGERVAVFGDALNRLQEESSYLFYDAGRYWYGTSPTVSKIARDRASQQSDEDVLYEIERRLERQRGGRGLFVSVHVCPSSSADVPDTHDAKLVILPPRYVHSRNDDQSEAMARAREFLEYRGQQPRMNRNTLVFLAADKNGLESLKGSVRQYLAWRSIVDEAESLNLDQYGMRQAAKRKEDLEKEIEHKIPEAYCWLLIPEHSQEDRNKYQLREARISRNATLAEAASNHLQREGILLDQMAPTVLRKDLDKIPLWQGDHLSVRDLLDYYARYLYLPKVRNDDVLLDAIRLGVNRANWEETFAYAEGYDAQRNRYEGLTVNANVSPLPSGLLVKPEVAKRQLDAERAVEPAASVGETPLSQDERQRPIYDEHEGEPTLPVRESVQTKPRYRRYFGEFSLEPDSFSKQSMTVFQEVIQHVAALVGADVKITLHVDVDAPEGIPEDVRQVLSENSRTLRGKFDFSSE; encoded by the coding sequence ATGGCGGCGAGCAACCATGAGCGTGTAGGCAGGGCTTTGCAGATAGTGCAGCGGGCGCTGCAGCCCTACATCGAGCGCGAGATGCGATCTCGGTTCGGCAAGAACTGGGAGTTCAAGGCTAAGGAGGTCCTGCGGGAGGACTGGACGGGAGGCGTCAACTGGGACGTGCAGGCTCAGCTCAAGCTGATGTGGGAGCTGTGGAGCGATGTCTTCTCTCAGCAGCTCGGGCCCGCAGAGCGCGGCCTAGTGGGAGAGCTCCGGGGAGTCAGGAACAACTGGGCCCACCAGAAGGCCTTTACGCTGGACGACGCCTACCGGGCGCTCGACACCGCTCACAGGCTGCTCACAGCTATAGCTTCTCCCGAAGCTGAGGAGTTGGACAGGCAGAAGCAGGAGATCCTGCGCATGCGCTACGAACAGCAGGCTCACAGCGAGGCCAGGCGGATAGCTTCAGGGGCGATAGGGGCCGATCTGGACACCAGCCTTCCACCGTGGAGGGAGGTCGTGGCCCCGCACGATGATGTGGCTCAGGGTGTGTACCTGCAGTCGGAGTTCGCAGCTGACCTGAACCAGGTTTATAAGGGTGAGGCTTCGGCCGAGTACGGGGACCCGCAGCTCTTCTTCGAGAGGACGTATATCACCGAGGGACTGCGCAGGCTGCTGGGGAATGCTCTCAGGAGGCTGAGCGGCATCGGTGGGGATCCCGTGGTGCAGCTGCAGACGAACTTCGGAGGTGGCAAGACCCACTCCATGATAGCCCTGTACCACCTGTTCTCGGGTGCGAGCCCTCTGGAGCTGCCCGGGGTAGAGTCCATAGTGCAGGATCTGGGGATATCTCAGATACCTCGAGTGCGCAGGGCGGTGCTGGTGGGCTACGCGCTCTCCCCCGCGGACAGCACGCGCAAGCCTGACGGTACGGTGGTGAGGACCATGTGGGGAGAGCTGGCCTGGCAGCTGCTCGGGAGGGAGGGCTACGAGCTCGTAGCCAACGCCGACAGCGCTGGCGTGAACCCAGGCTCCGATCGCCTGAAGGAGCTGTTCAGCCGGGCCCAGCCCTGCCTGATCCTGATCGATGAGTGGGTGACTTTCCTGAGGACGCTCTATGGCGTCAGCGGCATGCCCGCGGGATCGTTTGATTCCAACCTGTCGTTCGTGCAATCCCTGACCGAGGCGGTGAGAGCTTCGGAGCGCACGCTGCTGGTGGCCACCCTGCCGGCCTCGCAGGTGGAGGTCGGTGGCGAGGGTGGGCAGCAGGCGCTGGAAAGGCTGCAGCGGACGTTCGGCCGTGTGGAGGCCACCTGGCGCCCCGCAGACATGGAGGAGAGCTTTGAGATAGTGCGCCGGCGGCTCTTCAAGCCCATTACCGAGTCCAACCTGCTCAGGAGGAGGGACGCCGTTGCTAAGGCTTTCGTGAAGTACTATCGCGATAACAGACAGGACTTCCCCTCTGAGTGCTCTGAGGCCGCCTACGAGGACAGGATAAAGCGGGCGTACCCCATCCATCCCGAGCTGTTCGAGCGCCTGTACGACGACTGGGCAGCCTTGGAGGACTTCCAACGGACTCGAGGCGTGCTGCGCCTGATGTCTGCCGTGGTACACCATCTATGGGCGAAGAACGATCGCAGCCCGTTGATCATGCCCGCCAACATCCCGCTTGACGAACAAGCCGTAAGGTCCGAGCTGACCAGGTACCTGGAGAGCAACTGGCAGTCGATCATAGATCAGGATATAGACGGCCCGGGGTCGGTGCCAGTTAGACTGGACCTGGCCAATCCCACCTTCGGGCGCTACTCGGCCTGCAGGCGGGTGTCGCGCACCATCTTCATGGGCTCTGCGCCAACCTACACCAGGCCCAACAACAGGGGTATCGATCCCGTGCGCATCAGGCTGGGGTGCGCTTTCCCGGGGGAGAGGGTGGCGGTCTTCGGCGACGCGCTCAACAGGCTGCAGGAGGAATCCAGCTACCTGTTCTACGATGCGGGCCGGTACTGGTATGGAACCAGCCCCACCGTCTCCAAGATAGCGAGGGATCGCGCCAGCCAGCAGAGCGACGAGGACGTGCTGTACGAGATAGAGCGCAGGCTCGAGAGGCAGCGTGGTGGCAGGGGGCTGTTCGTGTCCGTGCACGTATGCCCCAGCTCCTCCGCCGACGTGCCGGATACCCACGACGCCAAGCTGGTGATCCTGCCCCCTCGATACGTTCACTCGCGCAACGACGACCAGAGCGAAGCTATGGCGAGGGCGCGGGAGTTCCTGGAATACCGTGGTCAGCAGCCGCGCATGAATCGTAACACCTTGGTGTTCTTGGCCGCGGATAAGAACGGCCTGGAATCCCTGAAGGGCAGCGTGAGGCAGTACCTGGCATGGAGGTCCATAGTCGACGAGGCCGAGTCCCTGAACCTGGACCAGTACGGGATGAGGCAAGCTGCGAAGAGGAAAGAGGACCTGGAGAAGGAGATCGAGCACAAGATACCCGAGGCTTACTGCTGGCTGCTGATCCCCGAGCATTCCCAGGAGGATAGAAACAAGTATCAGTTGCGGGAAGCCAGGATCAGCAGGAACGCCACGCTCGCGGAAGCGGCAAGCAACCACCTCCAGAGGGAAGGTATCCTGCTGGACCAGATGGCGCCTACCGTGCTGCGCAAGGATCTGGATAAGATCCCCCTGTGGCAGGGGGATCACCTCTCGGTGCGGGACCTGCTCGATTACTACGCCCGCTACCTCTACCTACCGAAGGTCAGGAACGACGACGTCCTGCTGGATGCTATCAGGCTTGGGGTGAATAGGGCTAACTGGGAGGAGACCTTCGCCTACGCCGAGGGCTACGATGCACAGCGCAACAGGTACGAGGGGTTGACCGTCAATGCCAACGTCAGCCCCTTACCAAGTGGTCTGCTGGTCAAGCCTGAGGTGGCCAAACGCCAGCTGGACGCAGAGAGGGCGGTTGAGCCGGCAGCTAGTGTCGGGGAAACACCCCTCTCTCAGGATGAGCGGCAGCGCCCGATCTACGACGAGCACGAGGGCGAGCCCACCCTGCCGGTCAGGGAGAGCGTGCAGACTAAGCCCAGGTACCGCAGGTACTTCGGGGAGTTCTCCCTGGAGCCCGACAGCTTCTCCAAACAATCCATGACGGTGTTTCAGGAGGTCATACAGCACGTGGCGGCGCTGGTAGGCGCTGACGTCAAGATAACCCTGCACGTGGATGTGGATGCGCCGGAGGGCATCCCGGAGGACGTCAGGCAGGTGCTAAGCGAGAACTCCAGGACGCTCAGAGGTAAGTTCGACTTCAGCTCGGAGTAA
- a CDS encoding DUF1156 domain-containing protein → MQEDRPRKLIEVALPLDVINKESSREKSIRHGHPSTMHYWWARRPLATCRAVLFASLVDDPSAHPEMYPTVEEQERAREELFALIGELVKWENSNNERVLARARQKIKESTGGAKLVVVDPFCGGGSIPLEAQRLGLGAQGSDINPVAVLITKALIELPGRFAGLAPVNPDARRGGMSVGWRGVRGMAEDVRYYGRWMRDEAERRIGHLYPRVELPREHGGGEGRVIAWLWARTVRCPNPACGAQMPLVRSFVLSAKKGKEVWVEPEVLSDRLSAGCRDGVIRYHVRSGRGTPPEGTVINRQGARCIVCGSPVSFDYIRDEGKAGRMGQELMAIVAEGRRGRVYLPPTTEHIEAAMKSQPQWKPDTELPRQALGFRVQLYGMTKHSDLFTSRQLVALTTFSDLVREARERVWEDALAAGMENDRRGLEEGGRGARAYAEAIATYLAFAVDKAADYWSSLCSWHSSREIVRNTFSRQAIPMVWDYAECGIFSNSTGNWMACVEWVCKALEHLPASEPGRALQLDATESINGVPLPIVSTDPPYYDNIGYADLSDFFYIWLRRSVGDIYPSLFRTVLVPKEGELVATPYRFGGDKDKAREFFEDGMRKTFENIREKAHPDYPVTIYYAYKQSESDGAEDGVLLRASRGWEAMLTAAIDAGLQITGTWPMRTELSNRPVALNTNALASSVVLVCRGRASDAPEATRREFLGALRRELPGRLRELQRGNIAPVDLAQAAIGPGMAVFSRYSQVLEADGSRMSVREALRIINGVLDEVLNEQEWEYDGDTRWAVAWYEAYGYEERAYGEAEVLARAKNTSVEGMEEAGIVRALRGKVRLLRRDELAKGWEAGRDRRLTVWEGVQRMIERLEEKGEEGAGRLLRELESAGVSGDVIRDLAYRLYTLCERKGWTEEALAYNSLVVSWPQIVARAGSGTQQSSLL, encoded by the coding sequence GTGCAGGAGGATCGTCCCCGGAAGCTGATCGAGGTAGCTCTGCCACTAGACGTGATAAATAAGGAGTCGAGCCGGGAGAAGTCCATTCGGCATGGGCATCCCTCTACGATGCATTATTGGTGGGCGAGACGGCCCCTGGCTACTTGCAGGGCGGTGTTGTTTGCATCCTTGGTCGACGATCCCTCCGCCCATCCCGAGATGTATCCCACGGTCGAGGAGCAGGAGAGGGCCAGGGAGGAGCTGTTTGCGCTGATAGGGGAGCTTGTTAAATGGGAGAACTCCAACAACGAGCGGGTGCTGGCCAGGGCCAGGCAGAAAATAAAGGAGTCTACGGGAGGAGCCAAGTTGGTGGTAGTGGATCCCTTCTGTGGTGGTGGGTCCATACCGTTGGAGGCGCAGAGGCTGGGTTTGGGGGCACAGGGGAGCGACATCAACCCAGTAGCTGTACTGATCACGAAGGCGTTGATCGAGCTGCCTGGGAGGTTTGCAGGTTTGGCGCCCGTCAATCCCGATGCAAGGAGAGGAGGGATGAGTGTGGGGTGGCGAGGGGTCAGGGGGATGGCGGAGGACGTGAGGTACTATGGGCGGTGGATGAGGGATGAGGCGGAGAGGCGGATAGGGCATTTGTATCCGCGGGTGGAGTTGCCGCGGGAGCACGGTGGTGGAGAGGGGAGGGTCATAGCGTGGCTTTGGGCGAGGACGGTGCGATGTCCCAACCCCGCCTGTGGCGCCCAGATGCCCTTGGTCCGCTCTTTTGTGCTTTCTGCTAAGAAGGGTAAAGAGGTATGGGTTGAGCCGGAGGTGCTTTCTGATCGCCTGAGTGCGGGTTGTAGGGATGGTGTGATTAGGTACCACGTGCGCTCTGGCAGGGGCACGCCTCCGGAGGGGACGGTTATCAACCGCCAGGGTGCGCGGTGCATCGTCTGCGGATCGCCTGTATCCTTTGACTATATAAGGGACGAGGGCAAGGCCGGCAGGATGGGGCAGGAGCTGATGGCGATAGTCGCCGAAGGTCGCCGCGGCAGGGTGTACCTGCCACCGACGACGGAGCACATCGAGGCCGCCATGAAGAGCCAGCCCCAATGGAAGCCAGATACAGAATTGCCTAGGCAGGCTCTTGGTTTTAGGGTGCAGTTGTATGGTATGACCAAGCACAGCGATCTCTTTACGTCTCGGCAGCTGGTGGCATTGACGACGTTTAGCGATCTAGTGCGGGAGGCAAGGGAGCGAGTGTGGGAGGATGCCCTGGCTGCGGGCATGGAGAACGACCGGCGCGGTCTGGAGGAAGGGGGCAGGGGTGCCCGGGCATACGCCGAGGCGATCGCTACCTATCTGGCGTTTGCGGTGGATAAGGCTGCAGATTATTGGTCTTCACTATGTAGTTGGCACTCAAGTCGTGAGATAGTGCGTAACACCTTCAGCAGACAGGCGATTCCGATGGTCTGGGATTACGCCGAGTGCGGCATTTTCAGTAACTCCACGGGCAACTGGATGGCGTGTGTGGAATGGGTTTGCAAGGCTCTTGAACACCTACCAGCGTCAGAACCTGGAAGAGCTTTACAACTCGATGCTACGGAGTCGATTAATGGCGTCCCCCTACCGATCGTGTCCACCGACCCCCCATACTATGACAACATAGGGTACGCGGATCTATCCGACTTCTTCTACATCTGGCTGAGGAGGAGTGTGGGGGACATCTACCCCTCCCTCTTTCGGACGGTGCTGGTCCCCAAAGAAGGGGAGCTGGTGGCCACCCCCTACAGGTTCGGGGGTGACAAAGACAAGGCGAGGGAGTTCTTCGAGGATGGGATGAGGAAGACCTTTGAGAACATACGTGAGAAGGCTCATCCCGACTACCCCGTGACCATCTACTACGCCTACAAGCAGTCTGAATCTGACGGGGCTGAGGATGGGGTGCTGCTGCGGGCGTCCAGGGGGTGGGAGGCGATGCTCACCGCGGCCATAGATGCTGGCTTGCAGATCACAGGCACCTGGCCTATGCGAACAGAGCTATCAAATAGACCAGTAGCGCTCAACACCAACGCCCTGGCATCGTCGGTGGTGCTGGTGTGCAGGGGCAGGGCAAGTGATGCTCCTGAGGCCACCAGGAGGGAGTTTCTGGGGGCACTCAGGCGGGAGCTGCCCGGCAGGCTGAGGGAGCTGCAGCGGGGGAACATAGCGCCGGTGGACCTGGCGCAGGCAGCGATAGGGCCGGGGATGGCGGTGTTTTCCCGGTACTCACAGGTGTTGGAGGCCGATGGGAGCAGGATGAGTGTGAGGGAGGCGTTGCGGATCATCAACGGGGTGTTGGACGAGGTGCTCAACGAGCAGGAGTGGGAGTACGATGGGGACACTAGGTGGGCCGTGGCGTGGTACGAGGCGTATGGGTATGAGGAGCGGGCGTACGGGGAGGCAGAGGTGTTGGCGAGGGCGAAGAACACGAGTGTGGAGGGGATGGAGGAGGCTGGGATAGTGAGGGCGTTGCGAGGGAAGGTGAGGTTGTTGAGGAGGGATGAGTTGGCCAAGGGCTGGGAGGCAGGCAGGGATCGGAGGCTGACGGTGTGGGAGGGGGTGCAGAGGATGATAGAGAGGTTGGAGGAGAAGGGAGAAGAGGGTGCTGGGAGGTTGCTGAGGGAGTTGGAGAGTGCGGGGGTTAGTGGGGACGTGATAAGGGATCTGGCGTACAGGTTGTACACGTTGTGTGAGCGCAAGGGGTGGACGGAGGAGGCGCTGGCGTACAACAGCCTGGTGGTGAGCTGGCCCCAGATCGTCGCCCGCGCGGGGAGCGGCACACAGCAGAGCAGCCTGCTCTAG
- a CDS encoding anhydro-N-acetylmuramic acid kinase, with translation MRAPDGTDQQELICVGLMSGTSVDGVDVAVVAIAGAPPSLRVRLLHFETLPYDEEIRQKIFRLFEPAATIPELADLHFVLGHAFADAVLTVLGRAGIEPSQVAFISSHGQTVYHHPEPTPIGHYRVTSTFQIGEPAVIAERTGITVISDFRPRDMAAGGQGAPLVPFVDLLLFSHPHKGRIAANIGGIANLTVLPAGCSPEQVVAFDTGPGNMLIDGLVRRMTGGRLAYDRDGQIARSGRVHEELLAKWLDHTYLSQPPPKSTGRETFGEQCAQQWWEEGQRLDIPPEDLVATATEFTVRSFTRAIREFVLPKHPIAEVIVGGGGVHNPVIMEGIARALPYQRVMLQEATGIPSDAKEAVAFAVLGYETLHLRPNNLPSATGARHSVILGKLTPGQPRG, from the coding sequence ATGCGCGCCCCTGATGGGACCGACCAGCAAGAGCTCATATGTGTCGGCCTGATGTCCGGCACGTCGGTGGATGGGGTGGACGTCGCGGTGGTAGCGATAGCGGGAGCCCCACCGAGCCTCCGCGTCCGCCTCCTGCACTTCGAGACCCTGCCCTACGACGAGGAGATCCGCCAGAAGATCTTCCGCCTCTTCGAGCCCGCGGCGACCATCCCGGAGCTCGCCGACCTGCACTTCGTGCTGGGGCACGCCTTCGCCGACGCGGTGCTCACCGTCCTCGGGCGGGCAGGTATAGAGCCGTCCCAGGTAGCGTTCATCAGCTCCCACGGCCAGACAGTGTACCACCACCCAGAGCCCACCCCGATCGGCCATTACCGAGTTACCTCTACCTTCCAGATAGGCGAGCCAGCTGTGATCGCCGAGAGGACAGGCATAACGGTCATATCCGACTTCCGTCCACGCGACATGGCGGCGGGAGGGCAGGGAGCGCCCCTTGTGCCCTTCGTGGACCTGCTGCTCTTCTCCCATCCCCACAAGGGCAGGATCGCCGCCAACATCGGGGGCATCGCCAACCTCACGGTCCTGCCGGCTGGCTGCTCCCCCGAGCAGGTGGTGGCCTTCGACACGGGCCCCGGCAACATGCTCATCGACGGGCTGGTGCGGCGGATGACCGGCGGCAGGCTGGCGTACGACCGCGACGGCCAGATAGCCCGCTCCGGCAGAGTGCACGAGGAGCTGCTGGCCAAGTGGCTGGACCACACCTACCTGTCGCAGCCCCCTCCCAAGTCGACCGGCAGGGAGACCTTCGGCGAGCAGTGCGCCCAGCAGTGGTGGGAGGAGGGCCAGCGGCTGGACATCCCCCCAGAGGACCTGGTGGCCACGGCCACCGAGTTCACCGTCCGCAGCTTCACGCGGGCGATCAGGGAGTTCGTGCTGCCAAAGCACCCCATCGCAGAGGTGATCGTGGGAGGTGGAGGGGTACACAACCCGGTGATCATGGAGGGGATAGCGCGAGCGCTGCCCTACCAGAGGGTGATGCTCCAGGAGGCCACAGGCATCCCCAGCGACGCCAAGGAGGCGGTGGCGTTTGCCGTGCTAGGCTACGAGACCCTGCACCTGCGACCCAACAACCTCCCCTCCGCCACAGGAGCACGCCACAGCGTCATCCTAGGCAAGCTCACCCCGGGCCAGCCCAGGGGCTAG
- a CDS encoding helicase-related protein: protein MARLEEITKGVRVKGLLSNGEVVTIRAADWRGSDALEVLYERDGNLGQEIIYRDMEDELEIVSEVEGFKFDADGSLFRLVSEALRIKLAYLFDPVLAVHTSLVEPLPHQITAVYDIMLRRQPLRFLLADDPGAGKTIMAGLLIKELVARGDVQRCLICCPGSLSEQWQDEMYRRFHMPFEIITRSDFESSLSGNPYEEKNFVISRMDHMARNDRILAKLRQTDWDIIVVDEAHKMSATYAGGEVHYTKRYHLGKLLSSITRHFLLMTATPHNGKDEDFQLFMALLDPDRFEGRYRKQAHSSDVSDLMRRMLKEDLLKFDGTPLFPERRSYTVEYDLSPEEMDLYLAVTDYVREEFNRADQLEGNKKYAVGFALTLLQRRLASSPEAIYQSLRRRRERLQKRLQEVQRSGSSPIIDLLEDIAQEDLDDLEEAPEEEQIEFENQVVDRASSAKTIAELEAEIEKLRDLEGMALDLVRSGNDRKWNELSNLLQSPHMLNPDGTRRKIIVFTEHLDTLRYLRKRISNLLGNDEAVVAIHGGMSREDRMRCQEEFVHNPDVHVLVATDAAGEGINLQRANLLVNYDLPWNPNRLEQRFGRIHRIGQTEVCHMWNLVAKGTREGEVYLTLLTKLDQQSKALGGKVFDVLGSLVFNNRPLRDILVEAIRYGDRPEVRQRLHRVIDTAMDVEHLRALIEQYALVHDSMDISQVRRIRQDMERAEARRLQPHFIGSFFVSAYQELGGSIMEREPGRYRIPYVPQRIRDHPSLAGKRRHIARSYERITFDKQLINVPGAPPAEFVCPGHPLLDTVIEIFLEGYRRLLTQGAVLVDPLDQGLEPRMLFYLEDALQDQRTDRSGGKMVISRRLHFVEVDEAGNIRHAGYAPYLDYRPLRDDEKPVVSDLLDREWLRSGEMQAMVLDYVVGKLSRQHLEEVRSYKQELVKKTMQEVRKRLLSEINYWDMRASELEAQEKQGRGNPNLNSERARQRADELRERLRRRTKELEDEMKISPLPPKLVGAALVLPAGLLAARGQEVEVSPDGRGEETERIAMEAVMEVERRLGYHPVDVSSRKVGYDIESRAEGSGKLRFIEVKGRKLGADTITVTKNEILTCLNKPEDYILAIVQVGEGEPKVRYLRSPFQKELDFGVTSVNYSLADLLARSMDPS from the coding sequence TTGGCCAGACTAGAGGAGATAACCAAGGGAGTCAGGGTCAAAGGACTACTCTCCAACGGCGAGGTCGTTACCATCAGGGCCGCCGACTGGCGCGGGAGCGACGCCCTGGAGGTGCTCTACGAGAGGGACGGCAACCTGGGGCAGGAGATCATATACCGGGACATGGAAGACGAGCTGGAGATCGTGTCCGAGGTGGAGGGATTCAAGTTCGATGCCGACGGCTCCCTCTTCCGGCTGGTCTCGGAGGCGCTGCGCATCAAGCTGGCCTATCTGTTCGATCCCGTGCTCGCGGTGCACACCTCCCTGGTGGAGCCTCTGCCGCACCAGATCACTGCCGTGTACGATATCATGCTGCGGCGCCAGCCCCTGCGGTTCCTGCTGGCGGACGATCCGGGTGCGGGCAAGACCATCATGGCCGGCCTCCTGATAAAGGAGCTGGTAGCTCGCGGGGACGTGCAGAGGTGCCTCATATGCTGTCCAGGCAGCCTGTCCGAGCAGTGGCAGGACGAGATGTACAGGCGGTTCCACATGCCCTTTGAGATCATCACCCGCAGCGACTTCGAGTCCTCCCTCAGCGGTAACCCCTACGAGGAAAAGAACTTCGTCATCAGCAGGATGGACCATATGGCCCGCAACGACCGCATCCTGGCCAAGCTGCGGCAGACCGACTGGGACATCATTGTGGTGGATGAGGCCCACAAGATGTCGGCCACGTACGCCGGTGGCGAGGTGCACTATACCAAGCGGTATCACCTGGGCAAGCTCCTGTCCAGCATCACCCGACACTTCCTGCTCATGACCGCCACTCCCCACAACGGCAAGGATGAGGACTTCCAGCTCTTCATGGCCCTTCTGGACCCGGATCGTTTCGAGGGCAGGTACCGCAAGCAGGCCCACAGCAGCGATGTGTCCGACCTCATGCGCCGCATGCTCAAGGAGGACCTGCTGAAGTTCGACGGCACCCCGCTGTTCCCCGAGCGCCGCTCCTACACCGTCGAGTACGACCTGTCTCCCGAGGAGATGGACCTCTACCTGGCGGTGACCGATTACGTCAGGGAGGAGTTCAACAGGGCGGATCAGCTCGAGGGGAACAAGAAGTACGCCGTCGGCTTTGCCCTGACTTTGCTCCAGCGCCGCCTGGCGTCCTCTCCGGAGGCCATCTACCAGTCCCTGCGACGCCGCAGGGAGAGGCTCCAGAAGAGGCTGCAGGAGGTACAACGGTCCGGCAGCTCCCCGATAATCGATCTGCTGGAGGATATCGCCCAGGAGGATCTGGACGACCTGGAGGAAGCGCCCGAGGAGGAGCAGATAGAGTTCGAGAACCAGGTCGTGGACAGGGCATCCTCTGCCAAGACCATCGCCGAGCTCGAGGCCGAGATCGAGAAGCTCCGAGACCTGGAGGGCATGGCGCTCGATCTCGTGCGCAGCGGCAACGACCGGAAGTGGAACGAGCTCTCCAACCTGCTGCAGTCGCCCCACATGTTGAATCCGGATGGTACCAGGCGCAAGATCATAGTGTTCACCGAGCACCTGGACACCCTCAGGTATCTGCGGAAGCGCATATCCAACCTGCTGGGGAACGACGAGGCCGTGGTTGCAATCCACGGTGGCATGAGCAGGGAGGATCGGATGAGGTGCCAGGAAGAGTTCGTGCATAACCCCGACGTCCACGTCCTGGTGGCCACCGATGCGGCCGGCGAGGGCATAAACCTGCAGCGGGCGAACCTGCTGGTCAACTACGACCTGCCGTGGAACCCCAACCGCCTCGAGCAGAGGTTCGGCAGGATACACAGGATCGGTCAAACCGAAGTCTGCCACATGTGGAACCTGGTGGCCAAGGGCACCCGCGAGGGGGAGGTCTATCTCACGCTGCTCACGAAGCTGGATCAGCAATCCAAGGCTCTGGGTGGGAAGGTGTTTGACGTCCTCGGCAGCCTGGTGTTCAACAACCGGCCGCTGCGCGATATCCTGGTGGAGGCGATCCGCTACGGCGACAGACCAGAAGTAAGGCAGCGGCTGCACAGGGTGATAGACACCGCCATGGACGTGGAGCACCTGCGGGCGCTCATCGAGCAGTACGCGCTCGTGCACGACTCCATGGACATCTCGCAGGTGCGCAGGATACGCCAGGATATGGAGAGGGCTGAGGCACGTCGACTGCAGCCCCACTTCATAGGTAGCTTCTTCGTAAGCGCCTACCAGGAGTTGGGCGGCAGCATAATGGAACGCGAGCCCGGACGTTACAGGATACCTTACGTCCCCCAGAGGATACGCGACCACCCTTCGCTTGCTGGCAAGCGCCGGCATATAGCCAGGAGCTACGAGCGCATAACGTTCGACAAGCAGCTGATCAACGTTCCTGGAGCCCCTCCGGCCGAGTTCGTGTGTCCGGGACATCCCCTGCTGGACACGGTCATCGAGATCTTCCTCGAGGGCTATCGCCGCCTCCTGACCCAGGGCGCCGTGCTGGTGGATCCCCTGGACCAGGGGTTGGAGCCGCGGATGCTGTTCTACCTGGAGGATGCCCTGCAGGATCAGCGCACGGACAGGTCCGGCGGCAAGATGGTGATCTCTCGCAGGCTTCATTTCGTTGAGGTGGACGAGGCCGGGAACATCAGGCATGCGGGCTACGCCCCCTACCTTGATTACCGGCCGCTGCGGGATGATGAGAAGCCGGTAGTGAGCGATCTCCTTGATAGGGAGTGGCTCCGGTCGGGGGAGATGCAGGCCATGGTGCTCGACTACGTCGTGGGTAAGCTCTCCAGGCAGCACCTTGAGGAGGTCAGGAGCTATAAACAGGAGCTGGTCAAGAAGACCATGCAGGAGGTCAGGAAGAGGCTGCTGAGCGAGATCAACTACTGGGATATGAGGGCGAGCGAGCTGGAGGCCCAGGAGAAGCAAGGTCGCGGCAACCCCAACCTGAACTCGGAGAGGGCCCGGCAGCGCGCCGATGAGCTAAGGGAGAGGCTCAGGCGACGCACGAAGGAGCTGGAGGACGAGATGAAGATATCTCCTCTGCCTCCCAAGTTGGTGGGCGCGGCTCTTGTGCTGCCTGCCGGCCTGCTGGCGGCCAGGGGCCAGGAGGTGGAGGTCTCTCCCGATGGTCGTGGCGAGGAGACCGAGCGCATCGCCATGGAGGCCGTAATGGAGGTCGAGAGGCGGCTGGGGTACCACCCGGTCGACGTCAGCTCCCGGAAGGTAGGTTACGACATAGAGTCGCGCGCGGAAGGGTCGGGTAAGCTGAGGTTCATCGAGGTCAAGGGCCGCAAGCTCGGTGCCGACACCATCACCGTCACGAAGAACGAGATCCTCACCTGCCTCAACAAGCCCGAGGACTACATCCTGGCGATCGTCCAGGTGGGCGAGGGAGAGCCGAAGGTCAGGTACCTGCGCAGTCCCTTCCAGAAAGAACTGGACTTCGGGGTCACCAGCGTGAACTACAGCCTGGCCGACCTGCTGGCCAGGTCCATGGACCCCTCCTGA